The genomic stretch CAGTCGCTTGTGCGGCACTGTATCGTAGGCTTTTGcataatctaaatagaccacatcaacAGCTTTCCCATGGTCAAGATTGTTACTCACTTCCTTGTAgaaactaattaagttagtttggcatgatctgtccctcacaaacccttgCTGCTTTATGATAATAATCTTAgcagtctgcagataatcctctatgctatctcttaaaattccttccaatattttccccactatagatttcAAACTAACTGGACTGTAGTTACCAGGAtaattttttcttccctttttaaataatggcactacctccacTATACGCCAATATTTTGGTACCATACCTGATCGAATTGAAATATAGaagatcaagtataggggtcttgctagttgtgacttaagctccataagaacccttggatgaagtccatctgggcctggtgatttattaatcttaattttcttagtctctcccagactacatcCTCACTTAAGCAAGTATCTAACCATGTGTCATTATCGTTACTGTCGTTATTCCTGCTTTTtttgtcatcattaatcaagactccCAATTCCTCTTTTATTGGAActacgttctccttttttaaccttttacggtTAATGtaattaaaaaactttttagaattggttttactctctatagcgatttgcttttcgttacctattttagctgctcttattacttttttgtatcttttattgcattccttgtagtactggaatgactccaccattccattagatttaaatgctttgagagcacgcctctttttaaccatttcttccttgaccttcttattaagccacatcggtttgattttagtactcctgtgtttactggccatgggaatgaatttgcaaATGTTGCTATCGAGCACCCTTTTAAAGCCTCCCATATTTCCGTAgttttcttaccatgaaacaaaactttccagtcaatgtcatttagtgcacgtctcagcatactgaagttagcttttctaaagttaaatgttttggttgatcccttatagctatgtgtCTTGAAattgatgtcaaatgtgatcatatagtgatcactgtttcccaaggtccccCCAACTTtactgtttgatataatgtccacattattggtaattactagatccagaataGTATTACCTCTAGTCGGGTCCTCCACTAATTGAGACAGGTAGGgatcctttaacgtatttaagaacctgttacccctagcttttacacatgaatcgtatcTCCAATATATATCAGGATGATTAAaagccccaatcactaggatgtactCTAATCCCgcggctttttcaatttgctgcaatagttgttcttcctcttgTATGCTAACATCCGGATGTTTGTAGAATGTGCTTATGACAATTTTTTTAGCATCAGTACCCcatttgagatttcaacccatagtgattccacgttATCTCCTGTCTTTTCATAAATAACCTTTAAGTACGGTTTTAGAGATGGATTAGCATAAAGATATACACCTCCTCCCCTTTTGTTAGCTCTGTCGCTCCTGAAAAGAGTAtatccctccaagtttgcaacccagtcgtgagagtcatccaaTAATTCCAATTTCCCTATTTTAGGCTTCTtacattcgcaagcatacattttagtataCTATTTCTCTTGTCCATTTGTTTTTTTAATGGTATACTATCGTTATTTATTAAGGCCTTCCCGTACTGACTCTTACCGACAGTTATTCTCCTCCTTCCCTCTCCACCCCTATCATACTTAATACTGCCCTCCTTACTAATTTCTCTAATCGATACATCAAGTCCTACGAAACCATCCCTCCCGAcataagtgttttcccttgtgataaGGACATAATTTTCTTTATGCCATAGTGCTGACCCACAGTCACCGTTAGTTAATGTCCTGGCAATACCTTTGGTACTACCCTTGTTAGAACCCATGTTAATATCCTTaccagctgctctttccctccccccttctccacccccatttagttcgCTACCTCCATTCTTACTATTCTCACAGCATGACCCATAGATTCTAGCTAAGGCCTCCCTCCAGGCTCCTTGTgtaaaaactcctccaaccttgTGACCATTCTtctccccagcaccgcagccccctcttcattcaggtgcaatccatcacgacaaaaagatGGCAACTGACTGAGAAATCCGCccaatgttccaggaacacaaacccctccttcctacaccagtctctaagccacacatttacctccctaatctccctctgcctccctgggctagcgcttggcacaggtaataattcagagaatattaccttagatgtcattGGCTTTAGTttttggcctaagtccctataatctttcttaaggacatcccaccttccactaactttgtcgttggtgtcaATGTGCACAAAGACtgctgggtctttcccagcccctcccaacaatctatctacccggtccgcgatgtgctgtaCCCCGAGCACCtgtgagacaacagactgtactgtgatcacggtcccagtagcagattgccctgtctgtcttcctgataattgaATCCCTTACCACCACGATCTGACTAGGTATCTTGctttcttttttcccatctgtgccGGAGGAACCACTcaactggttgctagagggaacaattTCCTCCAGCCCCGTCATTTCCttactatcatccaccgaatcttcatccAGTCGGGCGaacttgttcgggtttgatagttcagagatgtcgtgcctacCCCTCttacccctctttttcttctttctaaccatgacccagctggtcctcgtctaccggtgtgaccccctgcaactcctccactgttttATCTAAGCTTTGCTCTAGATTGTGAATATCTCTCAGTCTTGTAATGGTCTGCTTTaggtcagttacctgggcttctaggaaagccatttgaacacatctcgcacagatgtattcacactgggactgTTGCTCCAGATGCACATACATCTTGCAccacatgcactgagtgaaattcCCAAACatggccccacccattttgttAGAACTCTAACCTGTTAcctaccaaaacacaaaaaataaaaaaacaatacaaactatgcaatactgtaatatagcctagctgtgaagagaaactataAACAGCAAAACAGTCAATATAGTAACGTTAATGATACTTGCATGCCAGGTGGGAATCTGGACCTTTCTGGACCTTCTGCAACACAGCCAACCAGCAGACTCCTGCAGCAGACTCCTTACTCACAGAGCGGCAGCCACTCTCCGCTGACGTCTCTGGTCAGTCTGATCAGTCAGCTACCTTTCAGTGTCACCCACACACTCTCTCACCTGAGCAGACTTCTTACACACGGAGCGGAGCGGCTCTCCACTGCATGCTCTTATCATTCAGCTCTCTTCGGCTCACCTCTCTTTCACACATTTTCCGCACAGAGCAGCAACTCTATCACCGCTGCCACTCCAGTCTGCTCCAGCTCCTGCGCTGGTGCTGGCGCACACTTTCCGGCACACTTTCCTCACAGAGCGGCAGCTCAGTCATGCccaatatcatgcccaatctcctttctaaagtgatccccgttatcacgcatatcgcacccatagtaatcaggtttagctgcataaagggttgggcgcctcgtTACCCTGGGggttgcgagctgaaatgctgatagcaAGCTCATCAAAAGAAACAGAATGGAtgtgaaagggggtgaaaagaattgaataccgccctatgagtCTGTGCTTTTAGAGAAGCGGAATGGGGGAGGGAAGGGGCATGCTAGCTTGTGCTAAGTATGCAATTCTCTTGTGGCTACTCAACCCTTGGTGAAAAATTGGCCTCTGAGTCCCTGCGCATGAATATAAATtatttatataaaatattatagCTTTAGACTGACAGTGGATAGGCAAGCATGATGGGATGGAATATCACTAATGTCTTGCAGAACCAATGGCTTCTTTATACTGTGTGCATGGTGAGTCGTGCACACAGTATATGGGCCCCTTTTGCAATGGGGAACCATggtctgcgggtggggggggggtgcagggaataacttattgctggtctgggcagcagtgggctccTCAGTCCTCAGAGGCCCAGGTGCAGTGCACCTGCCAgaccaatggtagttccacctctgatgCTGTACAACCTGCTTCCATACTAGACCCTGCTGTGTCTAGAGTAACATGCTCATATAATTACAGCTGGCTACCATCTTTTGGGTGATATAGTCAGAAGGTGGTGTGCAGTAGATTTTTAGCAAAAACTCTGCCAATGTGCCAGATCCTTTGAGTTCTTCTGCATCAACTTTCTTAAATATTACCTGAAAGATGGCCCCCATTTTGTAGAACGGTCCCAGTAACCACCCCTTTTTTCCTCCCAAAtgttgcagcatgtcaatcatgctccgACTAAAGGAGGACtgcgagcagtcacacaggaatcaCCCTGCGCGTGTTCAGTTCCCCCACAATCAGATTTCTATGTAGCCATCAGGTTTATGTACAAACCcgattcttaaggggggtacacacggagagatctgtgtttaaaatctaagaaacgtgactagattgcttagattttaagcacggatctgccatgtgtatgccccccccagcaataacgatgcgtggccccgcgcatcgctatcgctggtgctagattgagcctgcatgcaggctcaatctagcgggtcactcacttcagcactgtgtgaagtgagcggccccccgtcatcgccccccccttgctcagcacatcgatgtgagatgtgtgctgagcggtctgtgttaagatcgctcagcacacgtctcccGTCATTACCCCCCATTACACTATCTGCTCTTTTTTGCCTAATGGTGTTTCATTTGCACATGGAAAGAATGAAAAGAATATTTTCTTACCCTAACTTAAACTAATTTATTTTTCTGTTTCTATTGTCTTCTAACAATATTGGAACTAATTATGTGCCCCTCGTATCACATTTTTGTAATTTAATTACTTTACCTTAAGGGATATTAAATCATTGGTAGATGCACTCTAgttgttatttttttgtttttgttttttttccattaaGTCATTCACTGCAGCCCTTATAATTAGTGCTATAtgactattatttttttttaaacagtattaCAAACtagatttatttttattataatatataaataaacaatGTATACAGAGTAATTAATTCACATTACCCTTGTGATTCAATTTGTATTGAACTGCCTTTTACTGTAATTGAACAGTATACTTTGATGTGCAATGATGTATCATATATTTGATTCTGTATTCAGTAGCTAATGATGACATGTTTGTGAGTATTGTTTTTGGATCACATTTTCCCCttaaacccctttcagacatgctctaaattcccgggtttttacacatgaacgcgcatcaacccgggaatttggtatgtctgaaaggcaccgacctgggaatgtgatccgggtcgccaaccctgcaattgacctgggtttttcccgggttTTTCTTCCCGGGTTGGTTTCCCGGGTTAAGTCTGAAAggcgcgacccgggaatttgctctctggctgcatgaaaaaggttttcattggtcagaaagggccgcctgatgcctgctgatgacctcatcagcggcagacggaggggaacagacgccacagcagcatgggaggaagcagagagctttgctgtgaagtgtggcagtgccagagtgcagaaggtacacagagctgtgcatgtatgtgtgccagtgccagagagtgccagagtaacacagagctgtgcagagaagtgtgcagagaagtgtgccagagggtgccagtgaagagactgccattttgttcataatggctcactggaaggaggaggaggtccaggagctactacatgtgaggggtGACGAGGAAATTAAATCTCAAAtaacagggactgttaaggatgccatgatctatggcaacattgcaaagatcctgtccagcagaggtattgtgaagacacaacagcaagttcttaacaaactaaagtcccttaagaaacaatataccaaggtccatgaccacaatggaaatcgcagtggtatgggaaggatggagtggcacttatatgaactgtgcagcaacgtgtTTGGCCATACAGCACTTAGCAATCTCATTTCCCTATCCTCATCTAGTGATGCTGGCACGCTGTCTGCTATACCATCAGCTGCAGCTACATCGTCTCCACTCTCCAGAGTGCagccagcagagcccggcatcatcgCTGAGCCTATTTGATGATGATCCAGATGTTGATTCGGATGTCACCATCATCATCGATCCAAACAAGGTCACAGATGTGACAGCATTGTCGCAGAGCACGGGGGACGATTCCCTACCACAGACCCAGGGAGACAAGCCTACCCTACGCTCAAACAGTAAGTTTCCGGCATTATCATTATCAgagacatatttaacatatagtatATGACAATACTTTTATGTAGTATACTAACAGTAATGACTATGATATTGTGACGTAATAGAGTGTTATTATTACACTGTACCTGTTGCTGCGTTCAAATTGTGCTAGCGTATGGTAACCgcaagcacagatgtattcatatattttataaatctatttgtccaacttacacttctgtgccatatcccattgttaccttgagatggtcaaaaaaaattctgttttgttttttagtttACACAGTCCCGCCGCGTAGGAAAAAGAAGACCAAAATAGAGGTAGCTACAAAAGCCATGACAAATATCCTGTGCGACCAACTACGCGAGATGGATTCAGATTGGCAGAGTCAAGAGGATGCAAGAGTGCAAAAATTTATGGACAATGAACGTGAACTGCAGAGGAATTTGCTAACGCAAATGGTAGCTATGCAGGATAAGATCAGCAGCGAGAACCGTGAATTCCTAGGCCAGCTTGTTTCCAAAATGACCTCTACACCACAATTTACAAACACTCATTCTGACCTACAATCGCATTCTCACACCACATTTGGTCCAAAAACACGGTATGCCCAGCAAGGCCAGTCTCCCCCATCTTTTGGGCCTATATCCCAGTATATGCAACAAGCCCAGTCTCCACCATATTTTGGGCCTAgatcccagtatatgcagcaagcccagtctcccaccacttttggggatactcaccagtttgcgcagtAAGCCCAGTCTCCAACATCCTTTAATTCGACCTCGAATACATTGAAGAATAGACCGAGAAGTCCAGAATTTGGAGATTCATTATCTAGTACAACTCCAGGGGAATCTACTCCCAGCAATAAACCACAGAACCAAATTCTCTAATGtatactgtgcacatacagtaaatgtttgttctatgtttattggttgggtattgtgcccataacttTAATTTTGTTTAATGTTTTGTTTGTGAAATACGTATGTTTaaaaaattcaggtattgcgcatacgctcataattatgagtacatcatacacattggtcttatgattatctcgtttgtatttttcactgcaataccgcagcactttttttttatgTAGAACAGCGGTCTTCAACcattgccctgcagctgttatggaactacacttcccagcattttctgccaccgtttagcatgggctacaatctaaaatgtggatgggcatgctgggaactgaagttccataacatctgcagggcaaaggtttaagacccttgtgatacaccatgcccttcggcaaaactacttttttgcactgcagtacagcagcacttttatgttatggctaaagtgggtgtaatgcgcctgtcattcctaaaaagtttttgtactataccatatatgtcctcataattgggaggatctcattaaagatgcaaaagatgtgcacacacgttttacaagttgaaaaaaaaacttttattctttctaaaataaacattt from Pseudophryne corroboree isolate aPseCor3 chromosome 5, aPseCor3.hap2, whole genome shotgun sequence encodes the following:
- the LOC134929371 gene encoding uncharacterized protein LOC134929371, which gives rise to MLARCLLYHQLQLHRLHSPECSQQSPASSLSLFDDDPDVDSDVTIIIDPNKVTDVTALSQSTGDDSLPQTQGDKPTLRSNIYTVPPRRKKKTKIEVATKAMTNILCDQLREMDSDWQSQEDARVQKFMDNERELQRNLLTQMVAMQDKISSENREFLGQLVSKMTSTPQFTNTHSDLQSHSHTTFGPKTRYAQQGQSPPSFGPISQYMQQAQSPPYFGPRSQYMQQAQSPTTFGDTHQFAQ